In Theropithecus gelada isolate Dixy chromosome 13, Tgel_1.0, whole genome shotgun sequence, one DNA window encodes the following:
- the LOC112605347 gene encoding sulfotransferase 1C4-like, with protein sequence MAEGMAKDKVEETSELEWGLLPPEEFSQVNGIILQKKTCDFWNKIWNFQAKPDDLLIASYPKAGTTWTQEIVDLIQNDGDIEKSRRASIQLRHPFLEWIRMTHCGIDQANAMPSPRTLKTHLPVQLLPPSFWEENCKIIYVARNPKDNLVSYYHFQRMNKALPDPGSWDEYFETFLAGNVVWGSWFDHVKGWWKKKDSHPILYLFYEDMRKDPKREIRKIMEFLGKNLKEEILDKIVYNTSFDVMKRNPMTNYINEIKMNHNLSPFLRKGVVGDWKNQFTEAQNKQFNEYHEKNMADTSLSFCMGLK encoded by the exons ATGGCGGAAGGAATGGCTAAGGATAAGGTGGAGGAGACAAGTGAGTTAGAATGGGGCTTGTTACCCCCAGAGGAATTTTCCCAAGTGAATGGAATCattcttcaaaagaaaacatgcgATTTCTGGAATAAGATCTGGAACTTCCAAGCCAAGCCGGATGACCTGCTCATTGCTTCTTACCCCAAAGCAG GAaccacttggacacaggaaattGTAGACCTGATACAAAATGATGGAGATATTGAGAAAAGCAGGCGCGCTTCCATTCAACTTCGACACCCTTTCCTGGAATGGATACGAATGACACACTGTG GGATTGACCAGGCTAATGCAATGCCTTCCCCAAGGACCCTGAAAACTCATCTTCCTGTACAACTACTGCCTCCATCCTTCTGGGAGGAAAACTGTAAG ATAATCTATGTGGCCAGAAATCCCAAGGATAATCTGGTGTCCTACTACCATTTTCAAAGGATGAACAAAGCACTCCCTGACCCAGGAAGCTGGGATGAGTACTTCGAAACATTCCTGGCAGGCAATG TGGTATGGGGGTCCTGGTTCGACCATGTGAAAGGCTGGTGGAAGAAGAAAGACAGCCACCccattctttatcttttctatgAAGATATGAGGAAG GATCCAAAACGTGAAATTAGAAAGATAATGGAATTCCTTGGGAAGAACCTAAAAGAAGAGATTTTAGACAAAATTGTCTATAACACGTCATTTGATGTAATGAAAAGGAACCCCATGACCAActacataaatgaaattaaaatgaatcataATCTCTCTCCATTCTTGAGAAAAG GAGTTGTGGGAGATTGGAAAAATCAGTTCACTGAAGCTCAGAACAAGCAATTTAATGaatatcatgagaaaaatatggcTGACACTTCACTGTCATTTTGCATGGGACTCAAATAA